From a single Natronorubrum tibetense GA33 genomic region:
- a CDS encoding IclR family transcriptional regulator, whose translation MTIQGTDEGDRVQSVVKTLDILEALWQSEGAGVTQLTERTGLPKSTVHAHLTTLRSKGYVVQDGDEYRLGIRFLSFGEHVKHAEPLYGASETPIEDLADWTGERVLCSTEQNGLGTVIRACDGERSISSTIDVGTPTYLHCSAGGKAMLAHFDRAKIDRIVDNWGLPAFTDETITDWETLETELETIREEGVAYNQGEYLPGISAVGAPVLDSDGSVHGAVTVAGPQHRLENEWEHEELHNQLLSAANTIEVNLLFTE comes from the coding sequence ATGACAATTCAGGGCACAGACGAGGGCGACAGGGTGCAATCGGTCGTCAAGACGCTGGATATCCTCGAGGCCCTCTGGCAGTCCGAGGGCGCCGGCGTCACCCAGTTGACCGAGCGCACGGGACTTCCGAAGAGTACGGTCCACGCCCACCTGACGACGCTTCGCTCGAAAGGGTACGTCGTCCAGGACGGCGATGAGTACCGACTGGGCATTCGGTTCCTCTCCTTTGGCGAACACGTCAAACACGCCGAACCGCTGTACGGCGCGTCCGAGACGCCGATCGAGGACCTAGCGGACTGGACCGGTGAGCGAGTCCTCTGTTCGACGGAGCAGAACGGACTGGGAACCGTCATCCGGGCCTGCGACGGCGAACGGTCGATCTCTTCGACTATCGACGTTGGAACGCCGACGTACCTCCATTGTTCGGCCGGCGGCAAGGCGATGCTCGCACACTTCGATCGGGCAAAGATCGATCGAATCGTCGATAACTGGGGGCTTCCGGCCTTTACCGACGAGACGATCACGGACTGGGAGACGCTGGAAACGGAACTCGAGACGATCCGCGAGGAGGGTGTCGCGTACAATCAAGGCGAGTACCTGCCCGGTATCAGTGCGGTCGGTGCTCCGGTGCTCGACAGCGACGGGAGCGTCCACGGCGCGGTTACCGTTGCCGGTCCCCAGCACCGACTCGAAAACGAGTGGGAACACGAGGAACTGCACAACCAACTGCTCTCGGCCGCGAACACGATCGAAGTGAATCTCCTGTTCACGGAGTGA